A region of the Ignavibacteria bacterium genome:
TATATCCGTGAAATGTATGTTTCTGTCAAAAAGTATTCCTGCCATGTTCGCCCAGGTATATCCTCCGTCATTTGTATATCTGCACCTGCCCCAGTCACCGCATGCATAACCTGTGTTTGCGTCTAAGAAAACAGCTTTGTTAAAATTAACTAAATTGCCAATCGGATATGTAGTCCATGAAAATCCTCCGTTAGTCGTTATGAAATTATCTCCAAGCTGGTTGAATACTATAAGTTTATTCTCCGTAAAAGCATGCAGTTCGTATGGATTTGAATAGCCCGGCGTCGTACCGATGTTGTTATTCCAGGTTATTCCGCCGTTCGTTGTTTTCATTAATCTGTAATCTGTTAATCCGCAGACTACATATCCCGTCAGATTGTTTATAAAACTTATTCCTGTAAATGTAGTGTTTGTCGGCGCAGGGTTGCCCGTACTGTCAAATGTCAAACCGCCGTCAGTTGTCCTTAATATACTTCCATACGAACCGATTACAATTCCCGTACTCTGATTAAAGAACCATGCGTTCCGTAAGTCTGCTCTCTGTATCGGTATTCCCGATGTTCGCCCAGCCGTGTGATTAACGAACCAGTTTGCGCCTCTGTTCGTTGTCTTGATAAACGTTCCTTTGCCGCCTATTGCATATATCGTATTCACATCCCACATCTTAACCCATCTAAGTTCGTTACCCTGCGGTGATTGATGAAGCCATTTCCAGTCCTGATAACTCTGGCTTAATGCTCCCGTTGCAAACAAACAAATTGCTAAGAAAATAAATAATGTTTTCATAATATTCATTTATTTAATACGATTTATTAATTTGATGAATAATAATCAAGAGAAAAATGTTTGTCGTTTATCTCAAATCTGGCTTTGTAAAAAATTAATAGCTAGGTTATTTGATGAGTTGGATATGACTTATACTACCTAATATTTTCTTTAAATAATTCATTTTTTTGATACTGTTCTTCAATCAATTCATCAACACTGCTGTTGTTTAGCTTTTGCTTAAGTGTATTAAAATGTTCTATCGCCTTTTCTTTCCCATTTGGTACTGACCAGAAATACGCCGTTGTGTTAGATATTAATGTCTTTAAATATCTTGACTTTGGATTTTTTTCAAGAAAAAACTCAATATCATTTAAAAATGATTCATCAAATTTATACTTACCAGATTCCCGAACTAAAAAGCTTAAAGATAATATTCTTCCAGTATAAACTGAAGTTGGATATTTGTAGAGAAATTCTATTGCTTTGTCAACAAGAATAACCCTATCTTCTTGATTTCTAGCTCTATTTTTAATGTATTTTTTCTCATAATATACAATATAAGAGAAATCCTCAAATGCTTGTTTCTCAATTCCCTCTGGTTCTATAATCTCAAATTCTATTGTGTTTGATTTTATAGTTTGCCCTAATCCATCTTTACAAACACCTCTTACTTTATACTTCCCATTCGAGAAATAACTGTATAATGATACCCCATCATCACCGCGGTAAAATTGAAGTGGAACATCATCAGAAATTTTTTCGTTAGGTTGTATTTTATTATAATAAAGTGGTAAATCTAAAGCAGGCATTCCTCCGTATGGTAATGTGGGTTTTTTGTCACTGCTGATTTCTGCATCGGAACTTAGAGTAACTTCATTAAAGTTTTGAACAGAATCTATTTTACTTCCCACATTAGTTATAGAGAATATGATGTCAAATTCTTCACCTTTTAAAAAAGTATTTTTTTCTACCGATATTTGAAAATCAAGATTAGATGCAGATGCTTTAATCCTTAAAGTGTCCCATAACGTACTTGCTATAATCAGAATTATAAAAGTACCAAGAATTAATTTAATGTATCTTTTCATACTTTTATTAAACTAATGAAAATTATTTTTCTAATAACATAAAATTTTTAATTAATATTACTGTTCTTTAAATAATTCATTTTGCCGATACTGTTCTTCAATCAATTCATCAACTCTGCTGTTGTTTAGCTTTTGCTTAAGTGTATTAAAATGTTCTATCGCCTTTTCTTTCCCATTTGGTACTGACCAGAAATACGCCGTCATAGAAGATATTAATGGCTTCAAAGAACTTGACTTTGGATTTTTTTCGAGAAAAAACTCAATATCATTTAAATATGATTCATCAAATTTATACTTGCCAGGTTCCCTATTATGATAACTAATATAAAGTATTCTTCCTGTATAAACAGATGTTGGATATTTATGTAGAAATTCTATTGCTTTATCAACAAGAAGAATCCTATCTCCTTGATTTGTAACTCTCTTCTCAAGATTTTTTTGATAATTTACTATGAAGGAAAAATCCTCAAATGCTTGTTTTTCAATCCCTTCTGGTTCTATAATTTCAAATTCTATTGTGTTTGATTTTATAGTTTGCCCTAATCCATCCTTACAAACACCTCTTACTTTATACTTTCCGTTCGAGAAATAAATGTAGAATGGCGCCCCATCATCACCACGAAAGAATTGAAGTGAAACTTCTTCGGAAATATTTTCATTCGGTTGTATTTTATAATAATAAAGTGGTAAATCTAAAGCAGGCATTCCTCCGTATGGTAATGTGGGTTTTTTGTCACTGCTGATTTCTGCATCAGAACTTAGCGTAACTGAATTAAAGTTTTGAACAGAATCTATTTTACTTCCCACATTAGTTATAGAGAATATGATGTCAAATTCTTCACCTTTTAAAAAAGTAATTTTTTCTACCGATATTTGAAAATCAAGATTAGATGGCGATGTGTTTGCTCGAAAAGTATAATATAAAATACTTACAATAGCTATACTTAATAATAGTCCTATAATAATAAACTTTTTCATTCCTGTAATTATTTCTTAACCTGCATATTTTAGATTTATTTTTCAATTCGATAATGATTACATGAGAGGGGAGAAGTCTATGAATGAAAAATGGACACCCGAATATATCGTGTGTCCATATCGAATTATCTTTATGTTTTATTTTATCTTCCCGAAAGTGTCTTTGGTATTCTTCCTGTCTTTATACTTTCTGACCGGAGTCTTTTCCCGACTATCCTTTCCACCATCTTGCCTATGTTTAAAACTTTATCAACATCAAGACCCGTGTCAATTCCCATCTCATCCATCATTACAACCATATCCTCAGTCGAAACAAGTCCTACTATACTGGAATCTTTATAATAATATTCTCCCGTTCCGCTTACAGGTACTCCGCTTACGAAGTTTGCCGGCTGTCCGCCTAATCCGCCCATTGTTGATTCATAGTTTGTCATTCCTGCCTGAAGTGCCGCGAGTACATTCGCTAAACCCCAGCCTCTCGTTGTATGAAGATGTACTATGTGCTTGGCAGGGTCTTGAAACTCATCCATCAACATCGAAAAATATTTATAAATCCTGTCAGGTGAAGCCGAGCCGTCATGATCTGCATGCTCTACATCGCTCGCTCCTATGTCAAACCATCTCTTCGTGAATTCTACCGCCTTCTTCATTTCTGTCGGACCCTCTATCGGGCATCCCCAGATTGTGCTTACCGTTCCGTTAACTTTTATTCCTGCATCGCGTGCAAGTTTAATATACTTCTCAGACATTTTCCAGTAGTCATCAAGCGACAATCCAGAATTCTTCTTGTGATGCGATTCGCTCGTCGAAACCATCAGCAAAATCCTGTCGGGTCCGAATCCGTTCTTTCTGTTTTCAATCGCTCTCTCAACTGCTTTTTCCCTTATCGTAACGCACGTTAAAGATACCGAATCAATCAGATGTGCTATCTTCTTACTCGTTCTTAATCTCTTCATTAGTTCATCTGCATCCTTGAACTGCGGCATGCCTGTTGGATTGCCAAGGTTTGTTACTTCAACATGCTTGAATCCTGCAAGTATAAGCTGCTCTGCTGTCCAGAGCTTTGCTTCCATTGGAATGTATATCTCCTCATGCTGGAAACCATCTCTTACGGTAATATCACCTATTGTGACTTTTTTAGGATAATTCATTTATATTTAATTTGATTTTAATTCTTTTGGAACCCTGCCCGTTCTTATACTTTCCGAACGAAGCTTTCTGCCGACAATTCTTTCTACCATTCTGCCTATGTTCAAAACCTTTTCTATATCAAGCCCTGTCTCTATGCCCATTTCATCCATCATTACAACCATATCTTCAGTGCAAATCAGACCGGCAAGCTCTGTATCTACTGAGTAGTAATCTCCCGTTCCCATTACAGGCACACCGTCAAAGAAGTTTGCAGGCTGACCGCCGAGTCCGCCCATCGTTGATTCATAGTTTGTCATTCCCGCCTGAAGTGCCGCAAGAACATTCGCTAAACCCCATCCATGAGTCGAATGAAGATGGGCTATATGTTTTTCCGGATTCTGAAACTTATCCAATACCATCGAAAAATAATCATATATTCTGTCAGGCGTTGCTGAACCATCATGGTCTGCATGCTCCACATCGCTCGCACCAATATCTAACCATCTTTTTGTAAATTCTAAAGCCCTGTTTAAATCAGTCGGGCCTTCTATCGGACAACCCCATATTGTACTTACAGAACCATCAACTTTTATCCCAACTTCATCACATAGCTTTATGTACTTCTCCGCCAACTTCCAATAATCTTCATAAGACATACCGGCATTCTTGAAGTGGTATGAATAGCTCGTCGGTGTCATTAGCAGAATTCTGTCTGGACCAAAGCCGTTTTTCTTATCTTCAATCGCTCTTATTATTGCTTTTTCTCTAATCGTTACTGCGGTAAGTGTAACTGAATCAATAAGGTGTACTGTTTTTTTGCTTGTCTTTATCCTTTTTATCAGCTCGTAGCCGTCTTTGAACTGCGGCATTGCTCTTGGGTTTCCAAGGTTTGTAATTTCAACATTCTTAAATCCTGCAAGGATTAATTGCTCAGCCAGCCATAGTTTTGCTTCAAGTGGTATGTACTTTTCTTCATGCTGAAATCCGTCTCTTACTGTAATATCGCCTAATACAACTTTTCGGGGATAGTTCATAAAATAAAATCTTATAAAGCTATTTCAGGTATATCACCCTCAACTATCAGCGTACCCGCTGTAGCCGCCTTTATCTGCTCGACCGTTACACCCGGTGCTCTTTCAAGCAGCTTGAAACCCTTATCCGTTACCTCAAGAACAGCAAGGTCAGTCACAATTTTCTTTACACATTTTACGCCTGTTAAAGGTAATGTGCATTCTTTAAGCAGTTTCGACTGTCCATCTTTATTCGTGTGCTGCATTGCAACAACTATATGCTCGGCTGATGCTACTAAATCCATCGCACCGCCCATTCCTTTTATTAATCTTCCGGGTACTTTCCAGCTCGCAATATCACCTTTCTCTGAAACTTCAAACGCACCAAGTATTGTAATATCTACATGCCCGCCCCTTATCATAGCAAAACTTGTAGCCGAATCAAAGAATGATGCTCCCGGCAAATATGTTATCGTCTGCTTACCCGCATTTATAAGGTCTGCTTCAACAGTTTCTTTCGTCGGAAAAGGACCCATCCCAAGCATTCCGTTTTCGGATTGTAATATTACTTTAATACCCTCAGGAACATAGTTTGCAACTAATGTAGGAATACCTATCCCAAGATTTACATAGTAACCGTCGCGAAGTTCCTGACCTATGCGTTTTGCTATTTGATTCTTGTCTAATGCCATTTTTTATTTTGATAAGGTTAATTGCTCAATTCTCTTTTCGTAATTTACACCTTGAAATATCCTCTGTACAAATATTCCCGGCGTATGTATAAAATTCGGGTCAAGCTCTCCCGCAGGTACAAGTTCTTCTACCTCTGCAATCGTTATCTTTCCCGCCATTGCCATCATGTTATTAAAATTATTTGCTGTATATCTGTATATCAGATTTCCTGCCGTATCACCCTTCCATGCCTTTACAACTGCATAATCCGCCTTAAATGCATGCTCTAAAAGGTGCATCTTGCCGTTGAACTCGCGTGACTCTTTTCCTATCCCTACTTCCGTTCCGTATCCTGCAGGTACGTAGAATGCAGGAATACCCGCACCACCGGCTCTTATTCTTTCAGCAAGTGTACCTTGCGGTACTAACTCCACCTGAAGCTCTCCGCTGAGCATTTGCCTCTCAAACTCTGCATTCTCACCCACATAAGATGAAATCATTTTTCTTATCTGTTTCCTTTGAAGCATTAATCCTAAACCGAAATCATCAACTCCGCAGTTGTTTGATATTATCGTTAGGTCTTTAATGTCAGTTTTGGATAATTCAAGTATCGTGTTTTCTGGAATACCGCACAGTCCAAACCCTCCGAACATCATAGTCATTCCGTCTTTCATTCCTTGAATTGCTTCTCTTGCGTTGTTAACAGTTTTGTTCATTCTTCTTTATAAATTTCAGCAAATTAAAGATAAATATTTATTATTACAATAGATAACACTCAAGTATGCTTTTCAAGTTCAGTTAAACATGTAAAATCGGTATTTTAAAATATAAAATATTATACATATTTGTCTTTACTTTCTCACATATTTTTTGTATATTATTTTAGATATTACAGTCAGAATTTGTACCTCCTTTACAAATTTGACATACGGTTTATAAAAAAGAACCGCAAGATAATGTTCTGTAATAACAATTCTTTATTTCAACATACCATAAACATCCCATAAACATACCATGAACATACCATGAACATACCATTCTCCCCGCAACACGCCCGCTTCTTGCATGCATCCTGCACGCTTCCTGTCTGCTTCCTGACCGTTAAATCATGTACCCGGCTTAAATATCACTAATTATTAGTCAATTTTGCCAATATCCCTTGTCTTTATAACACTAATCGCTTATTTTTGTACATCAGTAGGGGATTTAGCTCAGCTGGTAGAGCGTTTGAATGGCATTCAAAAGGTCAGGGGTTCGACTCCCCTAATCTCCACTAAAACTGTTTAAACTTCAAAAACTTCTTGTATTGAATAATACCCGCACAATAATAATCCTTAATGGTGATGTTGTTCCAAATACAATATTCAGGAAATTCTATAAAAAGAGTGACTATATAATTTGTGCAGACGGTGGTGCCAAAGCTGCGAAGCATTATAATGTTTTGCCAAACATAATTTTAGGCGACCTTGATTCAATTACAAACTCGGATTTAAGTTTTTTCAGGAAAAAAGGAGTAGAAATTCGGAAGATAACAGAACAGGAGACAACAGATTTTGAAAAAGCATTGATGTATGTGGTTGAGTGCAATCTTAATAATGTTGTCGTATTTGGTGCTACAGGCGACAGACCTGATCATATCACGAACAATTTAAGCGTGATGAAGAGATACTCAAAGGTTTTAGATATAAAGATTATTGATAGAAAATTTGAGATTTTCTATTTAAAGAAAAGATTTGAAAGAGAATATAAGAAGAATAAAGTGGTTTCACTTCTTGGTTTTCCCGTGGCGAGTGGAATAACAATAAAGGGTTTTAAATACAAACTTGATAATGAATCACTTGAATTTGGAGTCAGGGAAGGGACTTTAAACGTTTCATCTTCCAAGAAAATTATGATTGAAAAGAAAAAAGGAGACCTTCTTGTCTTCTTAAGCCATGTCTAACGATTCAAATTCAGCAAATTACAATTCAATAGTGTGCTCTTTATTTTCTGTGATTATTCTTACTCTTATGTGTGTATTTTCATCTGAATGTACCGTACCCCAAAGCAACGCAAGTTGTTGTAACTGAATGTCAGGTTTATATTTAGCTGATAGTCCTATTATAACTTCACGCACTCCAAGTGAATGAGCAACATTCATTATAGAATAAAAAGCGTTGTTTGTTGGTACTACGACAGGTATTACCGGCTTCCCAATCTTTTCAGCTACGTTAACAACTTCACTAAATAAATTTAATTCATCAGATTTCAGTTCTTTTCTTGTTATTGTGTTTATTTTATCCGTGAATACTCTTGCTATCATTACAATTATATCAGTCTTATCCGTATCGGTTTCATTTATAATTTTCTTTAAATGATTAAGGTTGTTAGGGTCACGCACGGCAACCATAACTCTGTCCGATAGTTCACTCTCTATCGATTCAGGTGTAATTTGTGATTCATCGTCAAGATTAAAATGTTCAAGCACTCTCATATTTTCGTGGCTGTGAAACTCATCCTCAGTGAGGTTCTTTTCTTTCATTAATTTCTTCTTATTTATAAACTCGGAAATAACAAACACTACAAAGAACGTTATAGTGAATATTACACCCGAGATAGTCGCAATAGGTTTTGTGAATAAATTTGTTATACCCACGAAGAAGAGGACAAAAAATATGAGTAATAGACCGAAAGGTATTTCATTCTTTCCTATCTTAAAATTCAGCGGTACTCTCCATTCGCGATTGCGTTTATCTTTATACCTTAGCACAATCATTGAAAATCCCATGAATACAAGACTCCAGACTACACCAAATGCATATGCCTCACCAAGCAATAATATATTTCCTTGCGATAGTATAATCGTTATAATCTGAAATAATGCTATCAGATTCAACAACCTGTAAGTTGTTCCGTATTTCTTATGCGGTTTCCTGAACCAGTCTGTAAGAACCTTGTCCTCCGCAACTCTGTTAAGAACGCTGTTTGCACCAACTATGGAAGTATTTACAGCACCCGAAAGTATCAAAACACCGACTATTACAACGAATGCCTGAAATATTAAATTCAGCCAGTGCGGTCCGATAAGAAACATTGCGATTCCGCCGATTAAATTATCTATGTATTGCGGTCTTACATTATCCGGTATCAGCATTGTTCCGAGAAAAGAAACTCCTGGAGTAAGCGTAACGCTAAACAGAAATATTATGAGTGCAGTCTTTTTAAAGTTTCTCAGTTTAGGATACTCGACTTCTCTGTAAACCTGACCTAAAGTCTCGAGTCCGCTCAGTGCAAGCAATGAATGTCCGAAAGCAATAAGAATACTTATCAGCCCTATTGTTTTCGCCCAGTCAGCATTGCTTAGCCAGCCGTAAGCTTCGTGCGAAAGATTAATCTCGAAAGACGGAAAGTGTGCAAAGAATGGTTCGTCCTTTAAAAGCAATGTTACTATACCCCAAATAATAACCATCGCACCCATTACTGCTGTAATTATAAAAATCTTTAGTGCTTTTGAAGATGACTCTTCTATTCCTTTCACGTTTTCCCACCAAAAGAATAAAACAATACCTATTGCAATTACCATTGATAATATATTCCTATCGAATTGTATTTCTAACCCAATCATTTTGAATATATCGTTCAATAGTCCTGCGAAATAATGTCCGCCGGATACACTGCTGATAGGTCCGGTAAGTATATAATCAAACACTAAAGCAGAAACTGAGACCTTGGCGAACCATCCGCCCAGCGTTGATTTAACAACTCTGTAAACACCTCCGCGCGTGAAGAGTGGCGATGATTCCAAATATAATGCCATCACGCAGAATGCAAATATCATTACACCAAGAATAAAGTATGGTGCTACAGTTCCTACAAACTGCTCTGCAATGCCGCCCATATAATAAGCCGTAGAGCCGAGGTCGCCAATGACAACAGCGGCAGCCCGCCAGAATGAAATGAAGGTGAACATTACAGTGGTTAGAACAATAACTTTGGTAGTTTTGGCCGTCATAGACGGCTTAAGTATATGTGGCTCGGTATCCATTAGTTGATTAAGAAAATAATATAAAATTTACACATTTTCATGCAGATGCAAAATACATGAAAAGAACATCATAATAAATAGTAAATATTTTGCATTTAAGTTCTCATTTTCCCAAATATCTCCTCGAGCTTCCTGTACCTGAAATCAAAAATATCCTTCAACTTATTCTTTACCAGAAATGAATTTACTATTTTCCCGATAAAACCAAATCCGACTTTATAATGAAGAATATCATACATCTCAACCCCGCCTTCTATTTCGTAAAACTTATGCTGATGATGCCAGAATTTATAAGGACCGAATCTCTGTTCATCAACAAAGTAGTTCGGTTCTTTAACATGTGTTATTTCAGTCGCCCAGTTCATCGCTATATTGAACAGCGGAGTAACTTTGTATGTTATAATTATTCCCTGATACATCTTCTTCTCCTGGTATTCCGATGTTACTTCAAACCCCATGTATGGAGGTGTAATCACCTTTAAGTTTTCGGGCGATGAAAAGAAATCCCAGGCCGTTTTCAAATCTATCGGCAGTCTTTGAACTGTCTTCAAAAAGTGCATATAAAAAGTATTATTAATTCGATAGTTTGAACAAAGATTAATTATTAAATGTTCAATATGGGCTATCTTGAAGACTATAATCTTCTGAAAGAAATTTATTCCGAAAGTAAGGAATCAATCCAAATTCCCGGATGTGATATTTTTATCAGGAATTTTAGTTTCACTTCAGATGATAATAAATATTATCCTGACTCAAATAGATTTGTTAATTCCGTAAAAAGAGAACTTCAACAACTAAATGAATCCTCACCCCTGACGAATTCCTTTCTTGAGAATTCGAAGGAAGCAATGGAATGCGATAGAAAGTTTATATTTCCATTGTACTGTAAAAAACAAAAGTGCAATAAACTTATTATTTTATTTCATGGATTAAATGAAAGCAGCTGGGACAAATATCATACATGGGCAAAAAGACTCGTGGAGCTGACAGGTCAGGCAGTACTAATGTTTCCGATATCATACCATATAAATCGAAGGCCTTTAAAATGGGGTGATTCAAGAACTATGAATGCTCTTGCAAAAGAAAGAAAAACCAAATTTAACTCTCAGGAGTATTCATTCGTTAATGCTGCAATAAGCACACGACTGCAGTTCAATCCTGAACATTTCTTCTTTTCAGGTTTAAGGACTTTTAATGATGTCCAAAAACTTATTTCTAATATACGTAATGAAGAATTTAAAGAGATTGATAAAGGGTGCGAAATATCATTATTCGGTTATTCTATTGGAGCTTTTCTAATTGAAATACTCATAATGGCGAGAACAGATTTATTTGCCGATTCCAAAATTGTGTTATTCTGTGGAGGACCTACTATGGATTTGATGCATCCCGCTTCAAAGTACATTTACGATAGTGCCGCAGAAAGAGTAATGACAGCCTATTATCCGAAAGACTTTGAGGATAATTTAAAATCAAATGAAACACTCAAAAGATATTTTAGCGAAAATGAAAGCGATGGAATGTTGTTCAGGTCATTGCTTAATAAAAATAGATTTGAAGAATTGCGTACAACGAAACTTAAGAGATTTGAGAATCAAATACTTGCAATACCATTAACAAATGATGAAGTAATGCCTCCGGATTCGGTTCGGGAGACTTTAGATACTGATGGATTGAAAATCAAAATTAAGGAAATGCATTTCCCGTATGAGTATAATCACATCTCGCCTTTCCCATTAAATGAAAAGTCCAAGAATGAAACTAACGAGTGTTTCAATAATGTATTTTCTTCAGTTGCAAAATGGTTTAACTAATTTAATAATATATCTTTAACTTTATAACATAATAATGAAGATTTTAATACTTTTGTTCTATTCGGTATCTGTATTGTTAATAATTGCGGCTTTGTTCGGCGGCTCGCTTACTGAGCCGATAATAGAGGAAGTTTCTATGAAGACAATAAATACTATAGGAATTGATAAATCAAAGATTGATTCGCTTGATTCTCAAATAGATATGTCTTTTTACAATATGAATTTATTCATTTACAGATTAGAGCGAATAAAGAATTATTTAACATTTGGAGACGACGAGCAAAAGCCTATAGAATTAAAGAGACATAATTATATCAGTGATATTGTGTATGAACCGATATTGATTGCTGTTTCGTATGCGGTTAGGGGAATAATGTTTACATGCGGATTAGTGCTGCTTTTAATCACTGCTATAATTCATACAATAACATCATATTTTAATTTGAGAAAAAGAGTGAAAATTCTTGAGGAAAGAGTATTAACAAATAATCAGGGAATTTATGGAAAATAGATATTGTTAAGTTTTATAATTCAAAAATAAAATATTTTATGGACAGAAAAGAATGGCTCGAAAAAATTGGTGATATTATTGACGCAAAAGATTCAGCAGGATTTTCTAATTTATTGACTGAAGACGGTATATTTAAATTTGGAAATGCCGACGAAGTTAAAGGAAGAAAAAAGGTTGAGGAGTATGTGGCAGCATTTTTTAACATGATAAAAGGCAGTCAGCATAAAGTTGTTAATTTCTGGGAGCAGGGTGATAGCGTTGTATGGCAGGGTGAAGTATTATATACAAGGTTAGACGGGAAGCAGGTTAATGTTAACTTCTGTAATATATTCTACATGAAAGATGATTTGATAGAAAAGTATCTCATTTACATAGATAACACACCTTTATTTGCTTAAAGTATATTTCTATTTGAGCCGGAATTAATAGTCCGGCTCATTGTTTATATTCTGATAATATATTTAATCTATCGTTAAATTCCTTCATTATTTCATTTACAATCTCACCCGCAGGTTTAATTTCATTGACTAATGCTGATACCTGTCCAATCTCGAGTTCACCGTCTTCGAGATTTCCTTCAAACATTCCCTTTTTGGCTCTTCCTTTTCCAAGCAGTGCTTTTAGTTCATCAGGTGATGCGCAAGAGTCTTCAGCCTCTTTAATTTCCTCATAGAATTTATTTTTTAAAAGTCTTACAGGTACGATTTTTTTCATCATAAGTTTTGTGTCACCTTCAGAGGAATTTACAATCATCTTTTTAAAACTTTCATGTGCAGATGATTCAACTGATGCTGCGAAACGAGTTCCAATCTGCACACCATCAGCCCCGAGTGCAAAAGCAGCAAGCATTGATGAACCTGAGGCAATTCCACCTGCGGCTATTACAGGTATGTCAACAGCATTTCTGACTGAGGGTATCAGTGCCATAGTTGTAGTTTCTTCTATGCCATTATGCCCGCCTGCTTCAAATCCTTCCGCTACAACAGCATCAACACCTGCTTCCTGACATTTTACAGCAAACTTTGCGCTTGCGACAACGTGGACAACAGTGATTCCCTTTTCCTTGAACAATGAAGTGTATTTTTTCGGACTGCCTGCTGATGTAAAAACGATCTTTACATTTTCTCTTATAATGATATCAATAATATCATCGATTTGGGAATAAAGAAGGGGAATGTTAACTCCAAAGGGTTTATTGGTATTAACTTTGCATTTTATAATATGTTCTTCAAGTGTTTCGGGATGCATGGAACCCGCTCCAATCAGACCGAGTGCACCTGCATTGCTTACCGCAGAAGCGAGTTTCCATCCGCTGCACCATACCATTCCGGCCTGTATAATTGGATATTTTATGCCGAGTAATTTTGTTATTATATTCATAAATATTTTGTTAATAACCCTATCAATTTCGAATAAATAGAAATAAAATACCATGAAAAACATTAGAATAATTGTTTTAATATTATTAAGTTTGACCTCCTGTATTTCGAATGCACAAATCAAGATGCTTTTTGAGTCGGAAAAAAATGAGAAGGAGAAAATTGCAGGGTATATTAACTCAGGATTTTCAGATATTCAAATATTTCGTATTGATATAAGTGATTCAGAAGACGAGAACGATACTTCTCTGGTCTATAAGATTTC
Encoded here:
- a CDS encoding pyruvate carboxyltransferase, with amino-acid sequence MNYPKKVTIGDITVRDGFQHEEIYIPMEAKLWTAEQLILAGFKHVEVTNLGNPTGMPQFKDADELMKRLRTSKKIAHLIDSVSLTCVTIREKAVERAIENRKNGFGPDRILLMVSTSESHHKKNSGLSLDDYWKMSEKYIKLARDAGIKVNGTVSTIWGCPIEGPTEMKKAVEFTKRWFDIGASDVEHADHDGSASPDRIYKYFSMLMDEFQDPAKHIVHLHTTRGWGLANVLAALQAGMTNYESTMGGLGGQPANFVSGVPVSGTGEYYYKDSSIVGLVSTEDMVVMMDEMGIDTGLDVDKVLNIGKMVERIVGKRLRSESIKTGRIPKTLSGR
- a CDS encoding pyruvate carboxyltransferase, giving the protein MNYPRKVVLGDITVRDGFQHEEKYIPLEAKLWLAEQLILAGFKNVEITNLGNPRAMPQFKDGYELIKRIKTSKKTVHLIDSVTLTAVTIREKAIIRAIEDKKNGFGPDRILLMTPTSYSYHFKNAGMSYEDYWKLAEKYIKLCDEVGIKVDGSVSTIWGCPIEGPTDLNRALEFTKRWLDIGASDVEHADHDGSATPDRIYDYFSMVLDKFQNPEKHIAHLHSTHGWGLANVLAALQAGMTNYESTMGGLGGQPANFFDGVPVMGTGDYYSVDTELAGLICTEDMVVMMDEMGIETGLDIEKVLNIGRMVERIVGRKLRSESIRTGRVPKELKSN
- a CDS encoding CoA transferase subunit B — protein: MALDKNQIAKRIGQELRDGYYVNLGIGIPTLVANYVPEGIKVILQSENGMLGMGPFPTKETVEADLINAGKQTITYLPGASFFDSATSFAMIRGGHVDITILGAFEVSEKGDIASWKVPGRLIKGMGGAMDLVASAEHIVVAMQHTNKDGQSKLLKECTLPLTGVKCVKKIVTDLAVLEVTDKGFKLLERAPGVTVEQIKAATAGTLIVEGDIPEIAL
- a CDS encoding CoA transferase subunit A, with the protein product MNKTVNNAREAIQGMKDGMTMMFGGFGLCGIPENTILELSKTDIKDLTIISNNCGVDDFGLGLMLQRKQIRKMISSYVGENAEFERQMLSGELQVELVPQGTLAERIRAGGAGIPAFYVPAGYGTEVGIGKESREFNGKMHLLEHAFKADYAVVKAWKGDTAGNLIYRYTANNFNNMMAMAGKITIAEVEELVPAGELDPNFIHTPGIFVQRIFQGVNYEKRIEQLTLSK
- a CDS encoding thiamine diphosphokinase yields the protein MNNTRTIIILNGDVVPNTIFRKFYKKSDYIICADGGAKAAKHYNVLPNIILGDLDSITNSDLSFFRKKGVEIRKITEQETTDFEKALMYVVECNLNNVVVFGATGDRPDHITNNLSVMKRYSKVLDIKIIDRKFEIFYLKKRFEREYKKNKVVSLLGFPVASGITIKGFKYKLDNESLEFGVREGTLNVSSSKKIMIEKKKGDLLVFLSHV
- a CDS encoding APC family permease; translation: MDTEPHILKPSMTAKTTKVIVLTTVMFTFISFWRAAAVVIGDLGSTAYYMGGIAEQFVGTVAPYFILGVMIFAFCVMALYLESSPLFTRGGVYRVVKSTLGGWFAKVSVSALVFDYILTGPISSVSGGHYFAGLLNDIFKMIGLEIQFDRNILSMVIAIGIVLFFWWENVKGIEESSSKALKIFIITAVMGAMVIIWGIVTLLLKDEPFFAHFPSFEINLSHEAYGWLSNADWAKTIGLISILIAFGHSLLALSGLETLGQVYREVEYPKLRNFKKTALIIFLFSVTLTPGVSFLGTMLIPDNVRPQYIDNLIGGIAMFLIGPHWLNLIFQAFVVIVGVLILSGAVNTSIVGANSVLNRVAEDKVLTDWFRKPHKKYGTTYRLLNLIALFQIITIILSQGNILLLGEAYAFGVVWSLVFMGFSMIVLRYKDKRNREWRVPLNFKIGKNEIPFGLLLIFFVLFFVGITNLFTKPIATISGVIFTITFFVVFVISEFINKKKLMKEKNLTEDEFHSHENMRVLEHFNLDDESQITPESIESELSDRVMVAVRDPNNLNHLKKIINETDTDKTDIIVMIARVFTDKINTITRKELKSDELNLFSEVVNVAEKIGKPVIPVVVPTNNAFYSIMNVAHSLGVREVIIGLSAKYKPDIQLQQLALLWGTVHSDENTHIRVRIITENKEHTIEL
- a CDS encoding SRPBCC family protein, which encodes MHFLKTVQRLPIDLKTAWDFFSSPENLKVITPPYMGFEVTSEYQEKKMYQGIIITYKVTPLFNIAMNWATEITHVKEPNYFVDEQRFGPYKFWHHQHKFYEIEGGVEMYDILHYKVGFGFIGKIVNSFLVKNKLKDIFDFRYRKLEEIFGKMRT